From a single Thermothielavioides terrestris NRRL 8126 chromosome 1, complete sequence genomic region:
- a CDS encoding mitochondrial 54S ribosomal protein MRPL1: MASLNQCVASLARLSLAAPARPTVSSTVPRFLLPSAAAPLVRHASGGGGMRKRPVKKKRTYKTYRSYDLSAAQQYSLCDAMRYLRAFEVGRPPNVVKYELAVKLKAHKGGPVIRNRVRLPFATKQDTRIGVICPEDSPLAAEAKELGAVAVGEESLFESIRQGNIPFNKLICHVDSVDALKKANLGRILGPKGLMPNPKTRTITRDLKTTMNELIGAEEYKERDGVVRIAIGQLGFTPQMLSANVKTFMSLLKEDINNSDENHPKALDEVVLSSTNGPGFSLNGEFLPTDAAIKPEDLQSVM, translated from the exons ATGGCTTCCCTCAACCAGTGCGTTGCTTCGCTAGCACGGCTGAGCCTtgccgcgccggccaggccgaccGTGTCCTCGACAGTACCCAGATTCCTcctgccgtcggcggcggcgcctttGGTCCGGCATGCgtctggcggcggcggcatgcgcAAGCGGCCCgtaaagaagaagaggaccTACAAGACCTACCGCTCCTACGACCTGTCGGCGGCACAACAGTACTCGCTCTGTGACGCCATGAG GTATCTCCGTGCTTTCGAAGTCGGCCGGCCGCCCAACGTCGTCAAGTACGAGCTCGCCGTCAAGTTGAAAGCACACAAGGGTGGTCCGGTTATCCGAAACCGCGTCCGCCTGCCGTTCGCCACCAAGCAGGACACGCGCATTGGTGTCATCTGCCCCGAGGACAgcccgctggcggccgaggcaaAGGAGCTTggtgccgtcgccgtggGAGAAGAGAGCCTGTTCGAGAGCATCCGGCAAGGCAACATCCCGTTCAACAAGTTGATCTGCCACGTGGACAGCGTTGATGCGCTGAAGAAGGCCAACCTAGGCCGGATTCTCGGCCCGAAAGGGCTGATGCCCAACCCAAAAACCAGGACCATCACGAGGGACCTCAAGACTACCATGAACGAGCTCATCGGTGCAGAGGAATACAAGGAACGCGACGGTGTGGTGAGGATAGCAATCGGCCAGCTGGGTTTCACGCCGCAGATGTTGTCTGCCAACGTCAAGACGTTCATGTCTCTCTTGAAGGAGGACATCAACAACTCGGACGAGAATCACCCGAAAGCGCTGGACGAAGTCGTGCTGAGCTCGACTAACGGCCCAGGTTTTAGCTTAAATGGCGAATTCCTACCCACCGACGCGGCGATCAAGCCCGAGGACCTGCAATCCGTCATGTAG